From Streptomyces fungicidicus, one genomic window encodes:
- a CDS encoding Wzz/FepE/Etk N-terminal domain-containing protein yields MTTRTAHTTPEPPAAAPLLDLQALVVAVRRRRRLWCSMALLGLLAGVAVAVLLPPPPTAVTKVLVAHQQDQPNDPGTLIRTDAALLHTTRIAGAALRSMKSSEKPEDFVEDYEGLGLTNNLLQITVAGDSDAEAVERAEALADAFVADHVRRIREAASAEAKTLLEQRDRMRDELAEVNATIEEEPPPQSGSQDAANMESLFARRAELTSRITDFSQRAAEARVGTPQLVAGTQIVDAARVVPHSLPRAAGTNAAIGLVLGLALGLAAAAVGTVVADRPVLRREIAAHLGASVVAELPRRSLLPWRRRRIRAARTRLVTSLARTVRGSAEPVSLLELGCARGASTLALDLGRALAAEEPVVVVDALSGPRLSRRRPKPGDPAVVGAGDAGAGQSGERRLGVGSVAPGTAWTDLPYLGARTVLVVRAGHAATAWLHTVARRLEEQRVAVAGVVLIDPDPRDRSDGTLWDGPRGVPLGRSERPARLNGGGTSHALQAVGEETRRTERLPMPAARIPDSDQEAR; encoded by the coding sequence GTGACGACGCGTACGGCGCACACGACGCCGGAGCCGCCGGCCGCCGCTCCGCTGCTGGACCTGCAGGCGCTGGTGGTGGCGGTGCGCAGGCGGCGCCGTCTGTGGTGCTCCATGGCGCTGCTGGGGCTGCTCGCGGGTGTGGCGGTGGCCGTCCTGCTTCCGCCGCCGCCGACCGCGGTGACCAAGGTGCTGGTCGCGCACCAGCAGGACCAGCCCAACGACCCCGGGACGCTGATCCGCACCGACGCGGCGCTGCTGCACACCACGCGGATCGCGGGTGCGGCCCTGCGCTCCATGAAGTCCTCGGAGAAACCGGAGGACTTCGTGGAGGACTACGAGGGCCTCGGCCTGACCAACAACCTGCTGCAGATCACCGTGGCGGGTGACAGCGACGCGGAGGCGGTGGAGCGCGCCGAGGCGCTGGCGGACGCGTTCGTCGCGGACCACGTACGGCGGATACGGGAGGCCGCGAGCGCCGAGGCCAAGACCCTGCTCGAGCAGCGTGACCGGATGCGGGACGAACTCGCCGAGGTCAACGCGACGATCGAGGAGGAGCCGCCGCCCCAGAGCGGGTCGCAGGACGCGGCGAACATGGAGTCGCTCTTCGCCCGCCGGGCCGAACTCACCTCCCGCATCACGGACTTCAGCCAGCGGGCCGCGGAGGCGCGGGTCGGCACGCCGCAGCTCGTCGCCGGCACGCAGATCGTGGACGCGGCGCGCGTGGTGCCGCACTCGCTGCCCCGGGCCGCCGGCACGAACGCCGCGATCGGGCTCGTCCTCGGGCTGGCGCTCGGGCTCGCGGCGGCAGCCGTCGGCACGGTGGTGGCGGACCGGCCCGTGCTGCGCCGGGAGATCGCGGCGCACCTCGGCGCCTCGGTCGTCGCGGAGCTGCCCCGGCGGTCGCTCCTGCCGTGGCGGCGGCGCCGGATCAGGGCGGCCCGCACCCGCCTCGTCACGTCCCTGGCGCGTACCGTGCGCGGCTCCGCGGAACCGGTGTCGCTGCTGGAACTGGGCTGCGCGCGCGGCGCGAGCACGCTCGCCCTGGACCTCGGCCGGGCACTGGCGGCGGAGGAACCGGTGGTCGTCGTCGACGCTCTGTCCGGCCCGCGGCTCTCGCGCCGCCGCCCCAAGCCGGGTGACCCGGCCGTGGTCGGCGCCGGGGACGCCGGGGCCGGGCAGTCCGGGGAGCGCCGGCTCGGCGTGGGCTCGGTGGCGCCCGGCACGGCGTGGACCGACCTGCCGTACCTCGGCGCCCGGACCGTGCTCGTCGTGCGTGCCGGGCACGCCGCCACCGCGTGGCTGCACACCGTGGCGCGGCGGCTCGAGGAGCAGCGCGTCGCGGTGGCCGGCGTGGTGCTGATCGACCCCGATCCGCGCGACCGGAGCGACGGCACGCTGTGGGACGGGCCGCGCGGCGTGCCGCTCGGCAGGAGCGAGCGGCCGGCCCGGCTCAACGGTGGGGGTACCTCTCACGCCCTTCAGGCAGTGGGGGAAGAGACGCGGCGGACGGAACGGCTGCCGATGCCGGCGGCACGGATCCCGGACAGCGACCAGGAGGCGCGGTAG
- a CDS encoding polysaccharide biosynthesis protein produces MSDDTIRLATVGRIVRRRGRLLAVLAVLGALVGYGASLVFPPRYTTSASVLLPGAWEERGLLTQAEIASSSVVVDRAADTLDWDGVDGVELRERVSAKVSDGNIIEISGTADTPERAQRLADQVVEQYVGFAARVVGDTTDPEAAARPEELRQLVQRTGRRITELADAADPGRTVESVQTRTELAKLRTALQEAVAELNEADPAGTGSGPVVMGPAARPDGEAPPTRLQLVVGGALSFFLLAVVGHLAAARTSRRLRTEPEIAAALGTAPLGTVDVSAEAAAHRPEARGARARIRRLLGVDVRWDLPPSDTAGDEEGRRIRYRRVCARLRDRSPAPRRLLVVVPGGDVIALPAAERLVAEAGDEPRLRVVEVSVALPTVPDRGDESGALVVLSAGSWTAEELAGVREACADAGHTVVGVVLAGPAPARAARSAGRPRDTAAPALAVGADTRGGPA; encoded by the coding sequence TTGAGCGATGACACGATACGCCTGGCCACGGTCGGACGGATCGTCCGCCGGCGCGGGCGGCTGCTCGCCGTCCTCGCCGTGCTGGGCGCGCTCGTCGGCTACGGCGCCTCGCTGGTGTTCCCGCCGCGCTACACGACCTCGGCGTCGGTCCTGCTGCCGGGGGCGTGGGAGGAGCGCGGGCTGCTCACCCAGGCGGAGATCGCGTCCAGTTCGGTGGTGGTCGACCGCGCGGCCGACACGCTGGACTGGGACGGCGTCGACGGCGTCGAACTGCGCGAGCGGGTGAGCGCGAAGGTCAGCGACGGGAACATCATCGAGATCTCCGGCACGGCCGATACCCCGGAGCGGGCACAGCGGCTCGCCGACCAGGTGGTCGAGCAGTACGTCGGCTTCGCCGCGCGGGTCGTGGGCGACACCACCGACCCCGAGGCGGCGGCGCGGCCCGAGGAGCTGCGGCAGCTGGTGCAGCGCACCGGCCGCCGCATCACCGAGCTGGCCGACGCGGCCGATCCGGGGCGGACCGTGGAGAGCGTGCAGACCCGCACCGAGCTGGCGAAGCTGCGCACCGCGCTGCAGGAGGCCGTCGCCGAGCTGAACGAGGCCGACCCGGCCGGGACCGGCTCCGGCCCCGTCGTCATGGGGCCGGCGGCCCGGCCGGACGGCGAGGCGCCGCCGACCAGGCTGCAACTCGTCGTCGGCGGTGCGCTGTCGTTCTTCCTGCTGGCGGTCGTCGGCCATCTCGCCGCCGCCCGGACGAGCCGCCGGCTGCGCACCGAACCGGAGATCGCCGCGGCGCTGGGCACCGCGCCGCTCGGCACCGTCGACGTGTCCGCCGAAGCCGCCGCGCACCGCCCGGAGGCGCGCGGCGCCCGGGCCCGGATCCGCCGGCTGCTCGGCGTCGACGTCCGGTGGGACCTGCCCCCGTCGGACACCGCGGGCGACGAGGAAGGCCGGCGGATCCGCTACCGGCGGGTGTGCGCCCGCCTCCGTGACCGGTCGCCGGCTCCCCGGCGGCTGCTGGTCGTCGTCCCGGGCGGCGACGTGATCGCCCTGCCGGCCGCCGAGCGGCTCGTCGCCGAGGCCGGGGACGAGCCCCGGCTGCGGGTGGTGGAGGTGTCGGTGGCCCTGCCGACGGTGCCGGACCGCGGCGACGAGTCGGGAGCCCTGGTGGTGCTCAGCGCGGGCAGCTGGACGGCGGAGGAGCTCGCCGGTGTCAGGGAGGCGTGCGCGGACGCCGGGCACACGGTCGTCGGCGTCGTCCTCGCCGGCCCGGCCCCGGCCCGTGCGGCGCGGTCCGCCGGCCGGCCCCGGGACACCGCGGCGCCGGCCCTCGCGGTGGGCGCCGACACGAGGGGAGGTCCGGCGTGA